The Camelina sativa cultivar DH55 chromosome 16, Cs, whole genome shotgun sequence sequence ATGGGGTGATGGAGACAAAAACCGTCTTGGACATGGTGACAAGGATCCTCGGCTTAAACCAACGTGTGTGCCTGCGTTAATTGATTACAACTTTCACAAAATTGCATGTGGACACAGTTTAACAGTTGGTTTGACCACGTCTGGACAAGTGTTCACAATGGGGAGTACNtataaaattgttttaagaacatttaaagataaaagaaaaagaaagaataaagtaTATATTGTTGGGTAATAACTAATActtctttcctttatttttatttgtcaagataattttttgttttttattatttgtcattttgtaTTTACGATgcaattttatgtattaaatttttaattttatctctaacttttagattattaattacttatatcaaatgaaataatGTATTCATGaggaataaaatagaaaatttaattgttttcttaatatatgtgaaattgtCTAGAATAACAAGTAAtataaaacggagggagtaagtAATAACGAGAAGTAAATAAACTGGTATCCTTTAATTAGTGGTACAAAACTACAATAGTAGTATAGAGTAACAGtagtagttatttttttaaccgTGGTGAAAGTCTCTCTAAACACCGTCGtcactttctttttattatttttttttttgattcacgTCTTCTCTCTGTCATCGCTGTCTCTGACTTGCTTGTCTTCCTCCTtgttcctttttgcttttcCGTCGTTTTTCTCCGCCggatttttctctctctccaccacACTATTTATCTCccggaaaataaaataaaaacccgaTTTGTTTCGTCACTgctaaacttataaaaaaaaaaaagctaacacTTGCCAAAATCAGATTTTGCTTTGGGAGGAAGATTCTCTGAAGATCgtttagcttttcttttcttttgaatttgggtttctctgttcctttttttttttcaatttggagAAGCCTTGTTAGATCTGGGCAACTGCCAAagttttaacttcttctttcagtttttacgtttctctttctctctctctctctctctctctctctctgtttctgacTTGACCAAGTTCTGGGGTGGGACTGGTTACGTGTTTAAATTGATGGTTTCCACGGCGGCTAGGACCTCGTGGGCTCTTGTTTGTAGATGATGAACGGTCCTTCGTGTAAGGATCGAAGAGGTTTGGGGTGGTCTTCTGCTGATTTTTTTCACATGGAATGGCAGATCTTGTGACCTACAGTAATGCCGCCGACCACAACGTTGAACaggttccttctctctctctNNNNNNNNNNNNNNNNNNNNNNNNNNNNNNNNNNNNNNNNNNNNNNNNNNNNNNNNNNNNNNNNNNNNNNNNNNNNNNNNNNNNNNNNNNNNNNNNNNNNNNNNNNNNNNNNNNNNNNNNNNNNNNNNNNNNNNNNNNNNNNNNNNNNNNNNNNNNNNNNNNNNNNNNNNNNNNNNNNNNNNNNNNNNNNNNNNNNNNNNNNNNNNNNNNNNNNNNNNNNNNNNNNNNNNNNNNNNNNNNNNNNNNNNNNNNNNNNNNNNNNNNNNNNNNNNNNNNNNNNNNNNNNNNNNNNNNNNNNNNNNNNNNNNNNNNNNNNNNNNNNNNNNNNNNNNNNNNNNNNNNNNNNNNNNNNNNNNNNNNNNNNNNNNNNNNNNNNNNNNNNNNNNNNNNNNNNNNNNNNNNNNNNNNNNNNNNNNNNNNNNNNNNNNNNNNNNNNNNNNNNNNNNNNNNNNNNNNNNNNNNNNNNNNNNNNNNNNNNNNNNNNNNNNNNNNNNNNNNNNNNNNNNNNNNNNNNNNNNNNNNNNNNNNNNNNNNNNNNNNNNNNNNNNNNNNNNNNNNNNNNatttttttttttgtttttgggctCTGAAGCTGTATATAAAAGCTCAAATCTTGAGTCAAAATTGTTGTAATTTAGGGGTTAAACGATTCAAGGGAGTTAGACTATGAATCCCCAAGCTGGAATTTTTTGAGTTACTGTTTGTTCAAACTGTTAAAAAGTCCAGCAAATCCGAATTCTCAGTTTAGTTTGGGGGATTGTTTGTTCGTGTTTCCCTCAGATTCTGTCCGTGTAATTAGATAACTTGTGTCTtgaatctgttttgtttttttgagtgAACTTGAGGTTTATTGAAAAAGGAAGGACTTTTATACATTGTAAGCTATTGGGGGAGTTCATCAATTAGAAAGAGTGGAATTCAATTAACAGATGTTCCTGTTAAACTGATACTCGCAGGCATTGATTACATTGAAGAAGGGGACTCAACTTTTGAAATATGGTCGCAAAGGAAAGCCAAAGTTTTATCCGTTTAGACTGTCTAGTGTAAGTTGCTTTCTTCTCCaaccacttcttttttttcctttacttgCTTCTTGGACAATCGCTTATTATATACTTGCTGCTGTTGGTTGTGCAGGATGAAAAATCTTTGATCTGGATATCGAGTAGTGGTGAAAAGCGACTTAAATTAGCTTCTGTATCTAAAATTGTACCTGGGCAAAGAACTGTAAGATATCTTTCATTTATTTAGCTTCTTCTGTATCTAAAACTCTGCATCCCTTGTTTCAAGATTATATAATAATCATTTCATCTCTTTTGGAACAGGCTGTTTTCCAGCGCTATCTTCGCCCAGAGAAAGATTACTTATCCTTTTCTCTCTTATACAACGGGAAAAAGAAGTCTCTTGACTTGGTTAGTCGTCCTGAAAACTAAGATTTGGATAATACTTTCAACAACACTTGATAATAACTCCAGGGATAACAGTTTACTTCTTAATAGATTTGTAAGGACAAGGTTGAGGCTGAGATTTGGATTGGAGGCTTGAAGACATTAATATCGGGTGGCCAAGGCGGGCGCTCAAAAATTGATGGCTGGAGTGGCGGAAGCCTTTCAGTTGATGTAAGTACTCTGTCTGTACGCTGTTTTGTGATCATTTTCTTAGGACTACTGTTGAACTTATTGGTTGATGATATGAACATTTCCAGTTAAGTATTCAATGCATTTGTTTGCTTTCTATATGTTCCAGGCCAGCAGAGACTTGACATCAAGCAGTCCAAGTAGCAGTTCTGCCAGCGCTTCACGGGGTCACAGCTCTCCGGGGACTCCCTTTAATTTTGATCCTATTGTTTCTCCTAAGAGTGCTGAGCCTGAGCCTGAGGTTCCTTCAACTGAGTCAGAGAAATCACATGTTGCATTGGACAACAAAATTATGCAAACAAAGGTATCTGGTTCAGATGGTTTTCGGGTTAGTGTCTCAAGTGCCCAAAGTAGTTCTAGTCATGGTTCTGCAGCAGATGACGCTGATGCTCTAGGTGACGTTTATATTTGGGGTGAGGTTATATGTGACAATGTTGTTAAGGTCGGGATTGATAAGAATGCAAGTTATCTGACCACAAGAACGGATGTCCATGTGCCGAAGCCACTGGAGTCGAATATTGTCTTGGATGTTCATCAAATTGCATGTGGTGTTAGGCATGCGGCATTTGTGACAAGGCAAGGTGAAATTTTTACTTGGGGTGAAGAATCTGGTGGAAGATTGGGTCATGGAATTGGGAAAGATGTTTTTCATCCTCGTCTTGTTGAATCTCTCATAGCTACTTCCTCTGTTGATTTCGTTGCTTGTGGAGAATTCCACACTTGTGCTGTTACTCTGGCCGGAGAGCTATATACCTGGGGTGACGGTACACATAACGTCGGGCTTCTTGGGCATGGCTCTGATATCAGTCACTGGATTCCAAAAAGAATTGCAGGTTCTCTCGAGGGGCTTCATGTGGCTTCTGTAAGTTGTGGACCCTGGCATACCGCTTTGATAACATCATACGGGAGGCTTTTTACATTTGGAGATGGAACATTTGGTGTCTTAGGACACGGTGACAAGGAAACAGTTCAGTATCCACGAGAAGTTGAATCTTTATCAGGATTGAGAACGATTGCGGTTTCATGCGGGGTTTGGCACactgctgctgttgttgagATCATTGTCACGCAGTCAAACTCAAGTTCTGTATCATCTGGAAAATTGTTCACATGGGGTGATGGAGACAAAAACCGTCTTGGACATGGTGACAAGGATCCTCGGCTTAAACCAACGTGTGTGCCTGCATTAATTGATTACAACTTTCACAAAATTGCATGTGGACACAGTTTAACAGTTGGTTTGACCACGTCTGGACAAGTTTTCACAATGGGGAGTACAGTCTATGGTCAACTTGGGAATTTGCAGACTGACGGGAAATTACCGTGTTTGGTAGAAGACAAGCTTGCAAGTGAATTTGTCGAGGAGATCTCCTGCGGCGCATATCATGTGGCGGCCTTAACATCTAGAAATGAAGTTTACACATGGGGTAAAGGAGCCAATGGGAGATTAGGGCATGGTGATCTGGAGGATCGAAAAGTACCAACTCTTGTGGAAGCTTTAAAGGATAGACATGTAAAGTACATTGCTTGCGGATCAAATTACACTGCAGCCATATGTCTGCACAAATGGGTCTCTGGTGCTGAGCAGTCTCAGTGTTCAACCTGTAGACTGGCTTTTGGGTTTACAAGGAAAAGACATAACTGTTACAATTGTGGACTTGTGCACTGCCATTCATGCAGCTCAAAAAAAGCATTCCGAGCTGCATTGGCCCCAAGCGCGGGAAGACTATATCGTGTCTGCGACTCTTGTTATGTTAAGCTCAGCAAAGTGTCTGAGATAAGCGATACTAACAGAAGGAACAGTGTTGTGCCTCGTCTTTCAGGGGAGAACAAAGACAGATTAGATAAATCTGAAATAAGATTAGCTAAATTTGGGACATCCAATATGGACTTAATTAAGCAGTTGGATAGCAAAGCGGCAAAACAAGGAAAGAAGACTGACACGTTTTCACTCGGTCGCAACTCTCAGCTGCCTTCTTTATTGCAGTTGAAAGATGCTGTGCAGTCTAATATAGGTGATATGCGAAGAGCTACTCCAAAGTTAGTTCCTGTTCCATCAGGTATTAACTCTCGCTCGGTGTCACCTTTCTCTAGGAGATCTAGTCCTCCCCGCTCTGCCACTCCTATGCCTTCGACTTCTGGCCTCTATTTTCCGGTGGGTATAGCAGATAATATGAAAAAAACCAATGAAATCCTGAATCAGGAGATCGTTAAGTTACGAACACAGGTATATATACATTCTCAGTCAAGGTTCATTCTTCCATgttctcattttattttcttggaatTGGGTAAAAAGCTGACCACAAGTCACTTTCTTTTCCATGATCCACCGATTTGGTATTGTTATTCATGTGAgtctaatttaaaaattatggaTTTGCTTTTAGGTTGACAGTCTGACTCAAAAATGTGAACGCCAAGAAGTAGAGCTTCAGAGCTCGGTTAAGAAGACTCAGGAAGCCTTAACACTGGCAGCGGAGGAATCTGCCAAATCAAGAGCCGCAAAAGAAGCAATAAAGTCGCTCNCCTTTACTTGCTTCTTGGACAATCGCTTATTATATACTTGCTGCTGTTGGTTGTGCAGGATGAAAAATCTTTGATCTGGATATCGAGTAGTGGTGAAAAGCGACTTAAATTAGCTTCTGTATCTAAAATTGTACCTGGGCAAAGAACTGTAAGATATCTTTCATTTATTTAGCTTCTTCTGTATCTAAAACTCTGCATCCCTTGTTTCAAGATTATATAATAATCATTTCATCTCTTTTGGAACAGGCTGTTTTCCAGCGCTATCTTCGCCCAGAGAAAGATTACTTATCCTTTTCTCTCTTATACAACGGGAAAAAGAAGTCTCTTGACTTGGTTAGTCGTCCTGAAAACTAAGATTTGGATAATACTTTCAACAACACTTGATAATAACTCCAGGGATAACAGTTTACTTCTTAATAGATTTGTAAGGACAAGGTTGAGGCTGAGATTTGGATTGGAGGCTTGAAGACATTAATATCGGGTGGCCAAGGCGGGCGCTCAAAAATTGATGGCTGGAGTGGCGGAAGCCTTTCAGTTGATGTAAGTACTCTGTCTGTACGCTGTTTTGTGATCATTTTCTTAGGACTACTGTTGAACTTATTGGTTGATGATATGAACATTTCCAGTTAAGTATTCAATGCATTTGTTTGCTTTCTATATGTTCCAGGCCAGCAGAGACTTGACATCAAGCAGTCCAAGTAGCAGTTCTGCCAGCGCTTCACGGGGTCACAGCTCTCCGGGGACTCCCTTTAATTTTGATCCTATTGTTTCTCCTAAGAGTGCTGAGCCTGAGCCTGAGGTTCCTTCAACTGAGTCAGAGAAATCACATGTTGCATTGGACAACAAAATTATGCAAACAAAGGTATCTGGTTCAGATGGTTTTCGGGTTAGTGTCTCAAGTGCCCAAAGTAGTTCTAGTCATGGTTCTGCAGCAGATGACGCTGATGCTCTAGGTGACGTTTATATTTGGGGTGAGGTTATATGTGACAATGTTGTTAAGGTCGGGATTGATAAGAATGCAAGTTATCTGACCACAAGAACGGATGTCCATGTGCCGAAGCCACTGGAGTCGAATATTGTCTTGGATGTTCATCAAATTGCATGTGGTGTTAGGCATGCGGCATTTGTGACAAGGCAAGGTGAAATTTTTACTTGGGGTGAAGAATCTGGTGGAAGATTGGGTCATGGAATTGGGAAAGATGTTTTTCATCCTCGTCTTGTTGAATCTCTCATAGCTA is a genomic window containing:
- the LOC104751587 gene encoding probable E3 ubiquitin-protein ligase HERC2, encoding MADLVTYSNAADHNVEQALITLKKGTQLLKYGRKGKPKFYPFRLSSDEKSLIWISSSGEKRLKLASVSKIVPGQRTAVFQRYLRPEKDYLSFSLLYNGKKKSLDLICKDKVEAEIWIGGLKTLISGGQGGRSKIDGWSGGSLSVDASRDLTSSSPSSSSASASRGHSSPGTPFNFDPIVSPKSAEPEPEVPSTESEKSHVALDNKIMQTKVSGSDGFRVSVSSAQSSSSHGSAADDADALGDVYIWGEVICDNVVKVGIDKNASYLTTRTDVHVPKPLESNIVLDVHQIACGVRHAAFVTRQGEIFTWGEESGGRLGHGIGKDVFHPRLVESLIATSSVDFVACGEFHTCAVTLAGELYTWGDGTHNVGLLGHGSDISHWIPKRIAGSLEGLHVASVSCGPWHTALITSYGRLFTFGDGTFGVLGHGDKETVQYPREVESLSGLRTIAVSCGVWHTAAVVEIIVTQSNSSSVSSGKLFTWGDGDKNRLGHGDKDPRLKPTCVPALIDYNFHKIACGHSLTVGLTTSGQVFTMGSTVYGQLGNLQTDGKLPCLVEDKLASEFVEEISCGAYHVAALTSRNEVYTWGKGANGRLGHGDLEDRKVPTLVEALKDRHVKYIACGSNYTAAICLHKWVSGAEQSQCSTCRLAFGFTRKRHNCYNCGLVHCHSCSSKKAFRAALAPSAGRLYRVCDSCYVKLSKVSEISDTNRRNSVVPRLSGENKDRLDKSEIRLAKFGTSNMDLIKQLDSKAAKQGKKTDTFSLGRNSQLPSLLQLKDAVQSNIGDMRRATPKLVPVPSGINSRSVSPFSRRSSPPRSATPMPSTSGLYFPVGIADNMKKTNEILNQEIVKLRTQVDSLTQKCERQEVELQSSVKKTQEALTLAAEESAKSRAAKEAIKSLXFTCFLDNRLLYTCCCWLCRMKNL